One window of the Primulina eburnea isolate SZY01 chromosome 18, ASM2296580v1, whole genome shotgun sequence genome contains the following:
- the LOC140819845 gene encoding uncharacterized protein isoform X2: protein MSLTRVKMSEEVWLTCLTHALSTETEEIMGLLLGDIKHSRNGNVTAFIWGALPQPRSDRQKDRVETNPEQLTAASAQAERMTIATGTTTRVIGWYHSHPHITVLPSHVDVRTQAMYQLLDSGFVGLIFSCFSEDAQKVRVNEIVHEKSLDGKHNHVLRPVSVSHVLKSSVIDVESSLSSSDTTTVAFGSAKGENLEQDTGDSRATATTFKGGLLSNYSRMGNNSHVSSVNDAIHDLDPMDMSEGMQEAMHLSNLEMSGAEFVRKEIPLLVLPSSSLLVLDSPLSSFTNLQRVLYEEERSAYNQSLMQNRRDGKVHPLSFIHHTSTYQASICKMIEYCLSPAMSALQDRLRENEIQLKLLGEEAKILESELLAGNKSNSTLSRSPSHGIASSAHKDLYPVDSTLVKNNTGSRSRKGS from the exons ATGTCTCTAACGAGGGTGAAGATGTCGGAGGAAGTGTGGTTGACGTGTCTGACTCATGCATTGTCAACTGAGACTGAGGAGATCATGGGCCTTCTTCTTGGTGACAtcaag CATTCAAGGAATGGTAATGTAACTGCATTCATATGGGGAGCTCTGCCACAACCACGTTCTGATCGGCAGAAAGACAGAGTAGAAACTAATCCGGAGCAGCTGACTGCTGCATCAGCTCAAGCTGAG AGAATGACAATAGCGACTGGAACTACAACCAGAGTGATTGGTTGGTATCATTCCCATCCTCATATCACAGTACTTCCTTCTCATGTTG ATGTTCGGACCCAGGCTATGTATCAACTATTGGATTCTGGATTTGTTGGGTTGATATTTTCTTGTTTCAGTGAAGATGCCCAAAAGGTTAGGGTGAACGAGATAGTCCATGAGAAA TCTTTAGATGGGAAACATAATCACGTGTTGAGACCTGTTTCAGTCTCCCATGTGCTTAAAAGTTCGGTCATAGATGTTGAATCATCTTTAAGTTCCTCAGACACAACGACGGTTGCATTTGGCTCTGCCAAAGGAGAAAATTTAGAACAGGACACTGGTGATTCAAGAGCAACTGCTACAACCTTTAAG GGGGGACTCTTATCGAATTATTCCAGAATGGGAAATAATTCCCATGTCAGCAGTGTAAATGATGCAATCCATGATTTAGATCCGATGGATATGTCAGAAGGTATGCAAGAAGCGATGCATCTGTCAAATTTGGAGATGAG TGGTGCAGAATTTGTCAGAAAGGAAATCCCTCTTCTGGTTTTGCCCTCTTCATCCCTTCTTGTTCTTGACTCCCCTCTTTCATCATTTACAAACCTTCAACGAGTGCTATATGAAGAGGAAAGAAGTGCGTATAACCAATCGTTGATGCAAAACAGGAG GGATGGTAAAGTTCACCCTCTTTCTTTCATTCATCACACATCGACGTATCAAGCTTCCATTTGCAAAATGATTGAATATTG CTTGAGTCCCGCCATGAGTGCTCTCCAAGATCGCTTGAGAGAGAACGAAATTCAG TTGAAACTGCTGGGTGAAGAGGCCAAGATTTTGGAGTCCGAGCTTTTGGCAGGAAACAAATCAAATTCAACCCTGTCTCGTTCTCCATCTCATGGTATTGCCTCATCTGCACACAAAGACCTGTACCCTGTGGACTCAACCCTTGTGAAAAACAACACTGGAAGTCGTAGCAGAAAAGGATCTTAG
- the LOC140819845 gene encoding uncharacterized protein isoform X4 — MSLTRVKMSEEVWLTCLTHALSTETEEIMGLLLGDIKHSRNGNVTAFIWGALPQPRSDRQKDRVETNPEQLTAASAQAERMTIATGTTTRVIGWYHSHPHITVLPSHVDVRTQAMYQLLDSGFVGLIFSCFSEDAQKVGRIQVTAFQSLDGKHNHVLRPVSVSHVLKSSVIDVESSLSSSDTTTVAFGSAKGENLEQDTGDSRATATTFKGGLLSNYSRMGNNSHVSSVNDAIHDLDPMDMSEGMQEAMHLSNLEMSGAEFVRKEIPLLVLPSSSLLVLDSPLSSFTNLQRVLYEEERSAYNQSLMQNRSLSPAMSALQDRLRENEIQLKLLGEEAKILESELLAGNKSNSTLSRSPSHGIASSAHKDLYPVDSTLVKNNTGSRSRKGS; from the exons ATGTCTCTAACGAGGGTGAAGATGTCGGAGGAAGTGTGGTTGACGTGTCTGACTCATGCATTGTCAACTGAGACTGAGGAGATCATGGGCCTTCTTCTTGGTGACAtcaag CATTCAAGGAATGGTAATGTAACTGCATTCATATGGGGAGCTCTGCCACAACCACGTTCTGATCGGCAGAAAGACAGAGTAGAAACTAATCCGGAGCAGCTGACTGCTGCATCAGCTCAAGCTGAG AGAATGACAATAGCGACTGGAACTACAACCAGAGTGATTGGTTGGTATCATTCCCATCCTCATATCACAGTACTTCCTTCTCATGTTG ATGTTCGGACCCAGGCTATGTATCAACTATTGGATTCTGGATTTGTTGGGTTGATATTTTCTTGTTTCAGTGAAGATGCCCAAAAG GTTGGAAGAATTCAAGTCACTGCTTTTCAGTCTTTAGATGGGAAACATAATCACGTGTTGAGACCTGTTTCAGTCTCCCATGTGCTTAAAAGTTCGGTCATAGATGTTGAATCATCTTTAAGTTCCTCAGACACAACGACGGTTGCATTTGGCTCTGCCAAAGGAGAAAATTTAGAACAGGACACTGGTGATTCAAGAGCAACTGCTACAACCTTTAAG GGGGGACTCTTATCGAATTATTCCAGAATGGGAAATAATTCCCATGTCAGCAGTGTAAATGATGCAATCCATGATTTAGATCCGATGGATATGTCAGAAGGTATGCAAGAAGCGATGCATCTGTCAAATTTGGAGATGAG TGGTGCAGAATTTGTCAGAAAGGAAATCCCTCTTCTGGTTTTGCCCTCTTCATCCCTTCTTGTTCTTGACTCCCCTCTTTCATCATTTACAAACCTTCAACGAGTGCTATATGAAGAGGAAAGAAGTGCGTATAACCAATCGTTGATGCAAAACAGGAG CTTGAGTCCCGCCATGAGTGCTCTCCAAGATCGCTTGAGAGAGAACGAAATTCAG TTGAAACTGCTGGGTGAAGAGGCCAAGATTTTGGAGTCCGAGCTTTTGGCAGGAAACAAATCAAATTCAACCCTGTCTCGTTCTCCATCTCATGGTATTGCCTCATCTGCACACAAAGACCTGTACCCTGTGGACTCAACCCTTGTGAAAAACAACACTGGAAGTCGTAGCAGAAAAGGATCTTAG
- the LOC140819845 gene encoding uncharacterized protein isoform X3: protein MSLTRVKMSEEVWLTCLTHALSTETEEIMGLLLGDIKHSRNGNVTAFIWGALPQPRSDRQKDRVETNPEQLTAASAQAERMTIATGTTTRVIGWYHSHPHITVLPSHVDVRTQAMYQLLDSGFVGLIFSCFSEDAQKSLDGKHNHVLRPVSVSHVLKSSVIDVESSLSSSDTTTVAFGSAKGENLEQDTGDSRATATTFKGGLLSNYSRMGNNSHVSSVNDAIHDLDPMDMSEGMQEAMHLSNLEMSGAEFVRKEIPLLVLPSSSLLVLDSPLSSFTNLQRVLYEEERSAYNQSLMQNRRDGKVHPLSFIHHTSTYQASICKMIEYCLSPAMSALQDRLRENEIQLKLLGEEAKILESELLAGNKSNSTLSRSPSHGIASSAHKDLYPVDSTLVKNNTGSRSRKGS, encoded by the exons ATGTCTCTAACGAGGGTGAAGATGTCGGAGGAAGTGTGGTTGACGTGTCTGACTCATGCATTGTCAACTGAGACTGAGGAGATCATGGGCCTTCTTCTTGGTGACAtcaag CATTCAAGGAATGGTAATGTAACTGCATTCATATGGGGAGCTCTGCCACAACCACGTTCTGATCGGCAGAAAGACAGAGTAGAAACTAATCCGGAGCAGCTGACTGCTGCATCAGCTCAAGCTGAG AGAATGACAATAGCGACTGGAACTACAACCAGAGTGATTGGTTGGTATCATTCCCATCCTCATATCACAGTACTTCCTTCTCATGTTG ATGTTCGGACCCAGGCTATGTATCAACTATTGGATTCTGGATTTGTTGGGTTGATATTTTCTTGTTTCAGTGAAGATGCCCAAAAG TCTTTAGATGGGAAACATAATCACGTGTTGAGACCTGTTTCAGTCTCCCATGTGCTTAAAAGTTCGGTCATAGATGTTGAATCATCTTTAAGTTCCTCAGACACAACGACGGTTGCATTTGGCTCTGCCAAAGGAGAAAATTTAGAACAGGACACTGGTGATTCAAGAGCAACTGCTACAACCTTTAAG GGGGGACTCTTATCGAATTATTCCAGAATGGGAAATAATTCCCATGTCAGCAGTGTAAATGATGCAATCCATGATTTAGATCCGATGGATATGTCAGAAGGTATGCAAGAAGCGATGCATCTGTCAAATTTGGAGATGAG TGGTGCAGAATTTGTCAGAAAGGAAATCCCTCTTCTGGTTTTGCCCTCTTCATCCCTTCTTGTTCTTGACTCCCCTCTTTCATCATTTACAAACCTTCAACGAGTGCTATATGAAGAGGAAAGAAGTGCGTATAACCAATCGTTGATGCAAAACAGGAG GGATGGTAAAGTTCACCCTCTTTCTTTCATTCATCACACATCGACGTATCAAGCTTCCATTTGCAAAATGATTGAATATTG CTTGAGTCCCGCCATGAGTGCTCTCCAAGATCGCTTGAGAGAGAACGAAATTCAG TTGAAACTGCTGGGTGAAGAGGCCAAGATTTTGGAGTCCGAGCTTTTGGCAGGAAACAAATCAAATTCAACCCTGTCTCGTTCTCCATCTCATGGTATTGCCTCATCTGCACACAAAGACCTGTACCCTGTGGACTCAACCCTTGTGAAAAACAACACTGGAAGTCGTAGCAGAAAAGGATCTTAG
- the LOC140819845 gene encoding uncharacterized protein isoform X1 has product MSLTRVKMSEEVWLTCLTHALSTETEEIMGLLLGDIKHSRNGNVTAFIWGALPQPRSDRQKDRVETNPEQLTAASAQAERMTIATGTTTRVIGWYHSHPHITVLPSHVDVRTQAMYQLLDSGFVGLIFSCFSEDAQKVGRIQVTAFQSLDGKHNHVLRPVSVSHVLKSSVIDVESSLSSSDTTTVAFGSAKGENLEQDTGDSRATATTFKGGLLSNYSRMGNNSHVSSVNDAIHDLDPMDMSEGMQEAMHLSNLEMSGAEFVRKEIPLLVLPSSSLLVLDSPLSSFTNLQRVLYEEERSAYNQSLMQNRRDGKVHPLSFIHHTSTYQASICKMIEYCLSPAMSALQDRLRENEIQLKLLGEEAKILESELLAGNKSNSTLSRSPSHGIASSAHKDLYPVDSTLVKNNTGSRSRKGS; this is encoded by the exons ATGTCTCTAACGAGGGTGAAGATGTCGGAGGAAGTGTGGTTGACGTGTCTGACTCATGCATTGTCAACTGAGACTGAGGAGATCATGGGCCTTCTTCTTGGTGACAtcaag CATTCAAGGAATGGTAATGTAACTGCATTCATATGGGGAGCTCTGCCACAACCACGTTCTGATCGGCAGAAAGACAGAGTAGAAACTAATCCGGAGCAGCTGACTGCTGCATCAGCTCAAGCTGAG AGAATGACAATAGCGACTGGAACTACAACCAGAGTGATTGGTTGGTATCATTCCCATCCTCATATCACAGTACTTCCTTCTCATGTTG ATGTTCGGACCCAGGCTATGTATCAACTATTGGATTCTGGATTTGTTGGGTTGATATTTTCTTGTTTCAGTGAAGATGCCCAAAAG GTTGGAAGAATTCAAGTCACTGCTTTTCAGTCTTTAGATGGGAAACATAATCACGTGTTGAGACCTGTTTCAGTCTCCCATGTGCTTAAAAGTTCGGTCATAGATGTTGAATCATCTTTAAGTTCCTCAGACACAACGACGGTTGCATTTGGCTCTGCCAAAGGAGAAAATTTAGAACAGGACACTGGTGATTCAAGAGCAACTGCTACAACCTTTAAG GGGGGACTCTTATCGAATTATTCCAGAATGGGAAATAATTCCCATGTCAGCAGTGTAAATGATGCAATCCATGATTTAGATCCGATGGATATGTCAGAAGGTATGCAAGAAGCGATGCATCTGTCAAATTTGGAGATGAG TGGTGCAGAATTTGTCAGAAAGGAAATCCCTCTTCTGGTTTTGCCCTCTTCATCCCTTCTTGTTCTTGACTCCCCTCTTTCATCATTTACAAACCTTCAACGAGTGCTATATGAAGAGGAAAGAAGTGCGTATAACCAATCGTTGATGCAAAACAGGAG GGATGGTAAAGTTCACCCTCTTTCTTTCATTCATCACACATCGACGTATCAAGCTTCCATTTGCAAAATGATTGAATATTG CTTGAGTCCCGCCATGAGTGCTCTCCAAGATCGCTTGAGAGAGAACGAAATTCAG TTGAAACTGCTGGGTGAAGAGGCCAAGATTTTGGAGTCCGAGCTTTTGGCAGGAAACAAATCAAATTCAACCCTGTCTCGTTCTCCATCTCATGGTATTGCCTCATCTGCACACAAAGACCTGTACCCTGTGGACTCAACCCTTGTGAAAAACAACACTGGAAGTCGTAGCAGAAAAGGATCTTAG